A stretch of DNA from Lotus japonicus ecotype B-129 chromosome 4, LjGifu_v1.2:
GGAATTCGAAGAGTTAACTTCGGATGAAGTGACTTCACTATGGGATTCCAAAAATGACTTCAACTCTCTGGTGGAGACGAATCTGGTTTTTGAGGCGGACCGtgagaagatgaggaagattGGCTTGAAGGAGGCTTGTCAAGCCATGATGTCTAAGGGTATGGAGATTGATGCTATCTCCAAGATGATTGATCTTGAATCTGCTGGATTTGATGGCCTTGCTAGTGTCAAACTtgttgaagagaaagaaaaagaaattggaaagATGAAGGCAACACTAAAACTGTTGGATAAATCCAACAAAGCTAATGAGAAGAAAGCCGCTGACTTGGCTTCAGAAATTGGAAGTTTGAAGAAGACCGCTGAAGAAAACAATGCTTCTATTCAAGCATTGACTGAAGAAAATAAGAAGGTGAAGGCTGATCTCACCCAACTGACTGTTGTGCACAACCAAGTGTTTGAagaaaattctaagttaaagaCAGAAGTTGCTGAATTGAAGTGATCTGTCTTAGATCAACTGGAAGCTGGCTTCGCCAAGGCGATACAGCAAATCTCCTTTCTCAATCCTGACCTGGCTATCAACTATGAGGGATCAAATCCCTACGCCCGAATTGTGGATAGCAAATTGATTAGCCCGGATAACGCGGATGGAGAAGgcgaagatgaagatgaagaagaggaagaaggagaaggaagaaaGAACGAGGGAGAAAATGTCAAcaacaaagaaggagaaggagaaaacaATTAACTCCAAATCTTGTACCCTGTCCTTTTATCACATCATGTTAAAGAACTCCGGTCTCTTTGCTTTCATGTTCCTTTATTCCCATCATGTAATGACTTTTCCTTCAATGCAATGAATTTCCTTTCAGTGTTACATAAATGTCTAAGTCCTTTGCCCATCAAAAATCTTCTTTGTATGCTCCACTTGTTTCTACCAAAGTATTTCGTACCTTCTAACATAATCCACAATACTAACATTATTCCTTCGCCCAACTAAAGAATTTAAATACGACTTATACTCCGACTAACACATTGTTCTATGCAATTatcaaaactaaaaaatatggCCTCAAATATTAAAGCTCAAAAATATAACTTAATGAAAATTCCATTTACTAACCTTTCCATCAGAATCATTCCGTCTTTCTTTACTGTATATAGTAAAATAACGTTTAAGTAAATCTCACAGATTTTGGAGAAATTTATATCAATCAACTATtcttggaatcataaggcctttgtatATATAACTTAGTCAAAATTTCTCATCTCTTGACTTAGTTTGACTAAGTTATTCATTAAATCAAAGTCACACAATTTGATTTCATTAtttgctcgcgtggagacttgtgcttaatttggacaagcttaaatccaatttaaggctgtgcttatgaattcgtggccaaatgctctagttttaagagacttactctttctcaattgtctggcatcgcccaattgatagatcTTAGTTGATATATTTTCCTTTACGGAAACAAACAAAATGTTGCACACTTGAACATTTTTGAAAGgttatgcctcattaaaaactctcccgcctggggtagagaaaagagtgcatacatgttattcattaatatgtGATGcatcgttaaaaactctcctttTCAGGTAGAGAAAAGAGCACACCAAACTTAGTCTTACACAAACAAACGTAGTCTTAAACAACATGGAGAATAAACGTAGtcttcaacacacacaaactgaaacaaacAGTACAAACACAATGCAAACTGAACGAACATCTTGCACATCAACTGTAGTAGTAACGGAGATGttgtgcattccaagccctcGGTATCCTTCGCCCAGACAGttcctccaaatgatacgccccttgtcctcctccaaatgatacgccctttGTCCCAATTCTCTTCGAATtctgtaaggtccttcccaatttggGGACAACTTTGAATCATCTGGTCCTCTTGCCTTTCTCCTCAGCACTAGATCGCCCACTTCCATCTGCCTTGGAACTACCCTTGAATTGTAACGCCTTTCTAATCTTTGCTTTACCACCGCTTGCCTCAAACGAACTTCTACATGAGTCTCATCAGCCAAATTCAAATCAACAAGTCTATTCATATCATTCTGCTCTTCATTATAAGTTGCCACCCTGAATGTCACATCTTGCACTTCCACTGGAATCATCGTATCAACTCCATAAGTTAACTTGAAAGGTGTTTCCCCAGTTGTAGATTGTGGTGTTGTATTAAATGCCCAAATGACCGTGATCAATTCATCAGCCCATAACCCTTTTGCTTCACCCAATCGCTTCTTGATTCCATTCAAAATCACCTTATTCGCCGACTCCACTTGTCCATTTGATTGTGGATGCTCCACTGAAGCAAAACGCATCTCAATACCTATTTCTGCACAAAAATTCTTCACACTTCTGCTTGTAAATTGAGTTCCATTGTATTAAATAATTGTAGTCGGTACACCAAATCTACAAATTAActttctccaataaaacttcTTGACTTTTTCTACTGTTATCTTCGCCAATGACTCTGCctcaatccatttagtaaaATAATCCACTGCAACTAAAACGAATTTAACTTGTGACCCTGCTGGAGTGAAAGGTCCCAAGATATCTAtgccccacattgcaaatggccatgatgaactcattgaactTAAAACTTCAGGCGGTGCTCTATGTAAATCTGCATATATCTGGCATTTTTCACACTTTTTCGCATATTCCATACAATCTGACCTTAGAGTTGGCCAGTAAAATCCTACTCTTAGCACTTTCGCTGCCAAAGATCTTCCACCTATGTGACTTGCACACACTCCCTCATGTACTTCAAACATAATTCTTTCAGCCTCTTCCTTGGAAACACATCTCAGCAAGGGAACTCCTACTCCTCTCCTGTACAATTGATCGCCCAAAAGGGTATGATGACTTGCTTCCCGAATTTGATCTTTAGTAAACATAAGCAGAACAGTTCCTTTCGCCTCCAAACACAACTTGATTCGGCCCATCCAATCTTGATCTATTGCCATCGGAATTGCCATAATTTCATCATTTTCAACACTTTGGCTATTCAAAACTTCATGGA
This window harbors:
- the LOC130712562 gene encoding uncharacterized protein LOC130712562, whose protein sequence is MSPEEKSNEPGEWSLSVDGSSNVKGSGAGVILEGSGGVTIEQSLKFDFKASNNQAEYEAIIAGLRLTIEMGVQNIRIKTDSQIVSRQIQGEYQAKDAQWAKYLVKAQNLMKQVDKVQINHVPREKNTRADILSKLASTKKPGNNKSVIHEVLNSQSVENDEIMAIPMAIDQDWMGRIKLCLEAKGTVLLMFTKDQIREASHHTLLGDQLYRRGVGVPLLRCVSKEEAERIMFEVHEGVCASHIGGRSLAAKVLRVGFYWPTLRSDCMEYAKKCEKCQIYADLHRAPPEVLSSMSSSWPFAMWGIDILGPFTPAGSQVKFVLVAVDYFTKWIEAESLAKITVEKVKKFYWRKLICRFGVPTTII